The following is a genomic window from Hydrogenobaculum sp. Y04AAS1.
TACCAAATCTATAAGATCGTCTTTTGCCTTTTGATGGGCTTGTATAAATATCTGATCTGGTACATTTACTATCTGTCTTAGTAAGGAAGGGTCTTCTTCCCAACCTCTTATAAATTCTGTGTAAAGCTTTTTATGATGAGGTGATACCCATCTCATATGATGCACACCGTTTGTCACATATTCTAGCTTATGCCCTTCAAAAATACTTTCAGATACGTATTTGTGTTTTTTTGATACAGCAGCCACAGTTCTTGAAGCTTTTAAAGATACCCAAGATAGGTTAAACTCTTGATCGTGATCAAAAAGATCTTCCATATTTGCATCTTTGATATAATCTTTTAAATAGGTTTTCACATCTTCTATTGGAAACTTGTCAAAAGCAGCTGCCACAGGTGTATGAGTTACAAAAACTACCCTATCCCTAACTTTTTCTATGTCTTGCAAATCTCTCAAAAGACCCACCGTTAGAAATGCTGAGTGACTTTCGTTTATGTGGTATACCATTATTTTATAACTCAAAGCTTTTAAAAGCTCATAACCCCCTATACCAAATATAATCTCTTGAAGCATCCTATCTTTCCCTTGGGCAAGATAAAGCCTGTCAAATATTTGTCTTATATCTGGTTGGTTTTCTTTCAAGTTTGTATCTAAAAATAGTACTGGTACTATATGACCATTTATACCCATCATATCGTATTTCCAAGCTGTCACATATATATCTTGACCGTTAATAGGTATTTTGATTTTAATATCTAAAGGCTTTAAATATTTTGATGGGTCCCAAGCTTGCGGGAAATCTGTTTGAGCTCCATGAGCTGTAAGATGCTGAGATATATAACCCTTTCTCCAGAGTATAGTAACACCTACAGAGGGCACTTTTAAATCCGCAAGGCTTTGAAGCGTATCACCAGCCAATACTCCCAAACCCCCACTGTAAGTGGGTATATATGGCTCTACGCCGCATTCCATTACAAAATAAGCTATCATAACGATTATTTTATCAGATTGTCAAACTCTTTGTACATTGCTTCTTTTGAGTTTGCAATACCAGTTTCCACTTTTCCAGTAGGACCCACAAATGTAGGCGTTCCATCTACTCCTAAACCTTGCAAATATGATATATTTTCCTTTACTTTTTCTAAACCTTTTTTACAAGGGCTTTTTGGTACCGGAGCGCTATACATAAACTCCAGCATGCTATAACTAGCGTTGTTGTCACATAAAAGCTCAGCGGATTTCTTAACAGAACCAGGATGCAAAGAACCTGTTGGTGTTTGTACAGGATATAAAATTACTTTTATTGCTATATGGTTTTTCTTAGCCCATTCTTTAAGAGGGTTTTCCGCTTCGTGACAAAACGGACATTGAGGATCTGTTATGAAATATACAAAGTTTTTAGCGCTTTTACCGTTGTATACAAAATCAACATGACTTTCTAACTTTTTTAGTTGATGTTTTGACAGCTTTTCATACTTAGATAGATCTGGGGCCACCAAAGACTTATGCTTTATATCTATCACTTGACCTTGTATTATATAGTTTCCATCTTTGCTTATAAAAAAGTATTGAGCGTTTAGAGGAGATACCTTAAACACCACTTCACAAAAACCTTTAAGCCTTTTGGATGGAGATACATCCTCTATTTTTAGAGTAGGCGGTAGATTAAAATTTTTCAATATGCTTTTAACATCTGTTTTTGATGGACAAGCGTCCTTTGCATAAGCACTACTTATCATCATACCAAAAGCAACAATAGATAGCAACAATTTTTTATACATAAAAATCCTCCTAAATATTAAATGCCATTATACCACAGCTAAATGAATAAATCATGAATAGTCTTCACTTTCTCTAACACATCCTCTGGTTTTACAAAATCAAGACATTGATAGGTTTTTGTTTTACAGCTTTTAGGATTTATAGAACAAGGGTGACAATATAACTTAGGTTCTAAATAAAACCCATTTATAGGATAAAACCCATAAGAGGCTGAAGTAGCACAATATATTGAAATAGCTTTTATACCAAAGGCGTTTGCTATATGAACAGAAGAAGAATCGTTTGCAATCATAAGAGAAGAAAGACTCGAAGTAGCTAAAAACTCTTTCAAAGAAGTTAAACCTGATAAGTTTAAAACATTTTTTATATTGTCAAAAGCCTCTAAACGTTTATCAGATAATATAACTACAGGTTTATCAAGAGATTTTGAGAGCTTTACAAAGTGCTCTTGTTTCCAGGTTTTTAAGAAAAAATTTGACGTAGGAGATATTGCTATAAAAGAAAGTGGTAAATTGAACTTTCTTTTCACAGCTTCTTTTAGATCTTCTTCTATATATAGCTTTGGTGGTTTTGGGTTTAGTTTTTTTGATATCAAAAGCTCCAAAAGTTTTATATTTCTTTCTATCTCGTGAATACCTTTTTCTTGGTAAGGTATAAGGTCTGTATATAAAAATTTTCCTTCTGATCTATCAAAACCTATCCGCTTTTTAATACCAGATAAATATAATATCAAGGCGCTTCTAAAAGATACATGTAAAGACAAAACAGCATCGTAACCTTTTATGGCTTTTATGATATCAAAAGAGTCTTTCAACGACCTATCGTAAGGGTAAAGCTCTATAGGGTAACCATAGAAAATATCTTTTATGAAAGGCCTTCCTACAAAACCTACGTTGTGTTCTCCGAAAATCTCAACAGCATTTTGCAAAAGGGATGTAGCCAGCACCACATCCCCTAAGTAAGCTGTTTGCCAAACAAGTACTTTCAATAAACAAGCACTAAAAACTTATGTTGGTTATCTTCCAAGAGTCGTTCTCTTTTGATACAGTAAAGGTAATATCACGTTCCATATGCTCGTTGTCTTTGGTTTCTAGCACAACCTTTACCTCAGAGTCTGAAATTTTTGATACGTTTTTAATCTTAAAAGATTTTACAAAAGACATCTGACCCTCCAAAGAAGCCCCCAAAGCTTCGTACGGCTTCATCTCCACTAAAGCAAGTGGTAATTTTAATTGGCTTTCTAAGCTTTCCCTTAGGCTTGGATCAAGCTTTCTTATAGCTTTCATAGGATGATGGTCTTTTAGATTAGCAACAAAATCCGATACTAAATCTCTAGATATTCCTTGAGGTGAAGACCCGCAAGCTCTAAAAAGCAAAAATACAGCCCCTAAGGCTACTATTCCTATAATAATTTTCTTCTTTGACATGCTATGACCTCCTGGATTTATTAATAAGATAATCGTAAATATGCTTAGCCGCTTCTTTCCCCTCTTTCAAAGCTCTTACTACAGTATCACCGCCGTTTACCACATCCCCAGATGCAAATATACCATCAATAGAACACATATAATTTTGGTCCACTTCAAGAGTACCCCATTTTGTAGTCTTTAAGTTTAGTTCTTCAAAGGCTATAGGGTTCGGTTTTTGACCTATAGCCAACACCACAGCATCACAGTCTATAACAAACTCTGAGTTTGGTATCTCAACTGGTCTAGGTCTTCCTGACTCGTCTGGCTCGCCAAGCTCCATTCTTACACAAAGAAGACCTCTTGTATAACCGTTTTCATCTCCTATTATTTCTTTTGGTTGTGTAAGCCAATGTATTATGGCACCTTCTTCTTGAATGTGATCCCACTCTTCGTCTCTAGCTGATGAGGTTTCTCTGGTTCTTCTATAAACCACATGGGTTTCTATACCAAACCTTATGGCACTTATAGCACAATCCACAGCGGTAAATCCACCACCTATTATGGCTACTTTTTTTATATCGGCCATTTGACAACCTAAAGCTATATTCATGAGAAATTCTATTGCAGAATATACATTTATAAGGTTGTCTCCTTTTATACCAAGATTTCCCCTACCAGCACCTACACCTATAAACACCGCATCAAAGTTTTCTTTTAATTCTTTGAAGGACATACTTCTTCCTACTACTATGCCAGTATGGAATGTTACGCCCATTTTTTTGAGTTTGTTTATTTCGTATTCTAGTATGGATTTATCAAGCCTTGCATTTGGAATACCGTAAAACATCACACCACCAAGCTTAGGAAGCGCTTCGTAAACCTCAACATCTATACCTTTTCTAGCAAGTTCATAAGCACATCCTAATGATGCTGGACCTGAGCCCACAATCGCAACTTTGTATCCTTTCTTTTCTTCTATATCTACTGAAGGTTCTATGCCAGATATCCTTACAAAATCTCCTACAAACTTTTCTAAAGCCCCTATGTTAACAGGAAGGCCCTTGTTTCTCTTGTTTCTTACCGTATCAAAGTACAATATGCAAGCACCTTCGCATTGCCTTTCTTGAGGACATACCCTTCCACATATTGAGGGAAATATATCCGTTTGAGTGATTATCTTGTAAGCTTCCAATATGTTACCTTCCGCTATCTTCGATATAAAACCAGGTATGTCTACATTTATAGGACAACCTTTAATACATCTTTTATCTGCATCTTTGCAAAGTATACAACGCCTTGCCTCATCTATAGCTAAATTTATTGTATAGCCAAGGGCATACTCTTCAAAGGTTTTTGTACGCTTCTCCACTGGCATTAAGACTTCTTGGTTTCTATCGTAATACCTAATTTTTTTCATGACTCAACTCTTCCTAGAACGCACCAACACTTCTTTTAAAATTAGGTGCCTTCTGTTTAAATCATCAAAATCTATCTTGTTGGCTTCAAGCCAAGGCCCTTCTACGCAAGGGAGTTTAAGTTTGCCATCATATTGAATCCTGCAAGCCAAACAGAGCCCTACCGTACAAAGCATCCTTGTGATAACTGCACACAGAACATCTTTATCTTCATAAACACTAACTAACTCTTTAGCTAACTCGTTAGAACCAGCACTTATAACAACATCATATGGTTTCTCGATCTTACTAAAAGCCTCTATACTATCAAACTCATAAACATGATCAAATATATCTGTATAGTTTTTCAAATCATCTAAACGCACAGCATCAGAATTTATGAAAGCAAGTTCTACTTTGTTTTTTGATTTTAGATGTTTTGCAACATTGTATATACCTGCAAAACCCCAATTTATACTGACAAATAGTATATTTTTATATTCTAGCTGAGGAAAAGGCTTTCCCGCTGGACCTTCCACGTAATGCAACTTTTGCCCTGGCTTTACATTTTCAAAAGCCTCAGTCACCACCATATCATCAGATTTTTGCAATAAAAAAGAAACCGTACTGTGTTCTGCATCTGCACTCATGATAAAAATGGGTATTCTTTCTGGCTTTTCTTGATATTGCATGATAAAAAACTGACCAGGCTTTGCTTTTGAAAGATACAAACTCTTTAGTGTTATTAGTTTTAGGCTTTTAGAGATATCTAAAACTTCTAATACTTCAGCCATTCACAAAATCCCTAATGTCAAATATCACCGTAGAACAGCAGTTTGGAGATATATAAGGTTTCATGCCAAATTCCATGCTTTGAGATACTATGCCCTCTGCTGGAAAAGCTATACCATTTGCCCCTGCTAACATAGCGTATGTATCAAAAGCCAAACGATACTCTCCCGCTGGTCTTGCACATCCTATTATTATAGGGTTTTTTGGCATTTTTTGCCTAGCGTAAAGTATCACCTCTGCAGCTTCTTCAGCACTTGGAGGTTTTATAAGCTGATATCTTGCGTTACCGTAGTAAGGCATAACCACTACAAGCACCAAAGCATCGGGATCATACTTTGATATTATGTCCACCGCGTTAAACTCACCTATGATCTTGCCGTAATGTAGGCCTATGATAATATGCGGCACTATTTTAAGGCCATGATCTTTTAAAAGTCTTAAGGATTCGTCGTAGTCTTTGGTGCTTTTGTGAGGAAGTTTATAAACCTTATGAATTGTTTCATCTTCACCTATAATATCTAAAAGAACAGCATCCACCTCAGCTTCTTTCAGCGTCTTAGCTAATCTTTCATCCACAAGGCCAACATGACATGTTACTATAAGTCCCAGCTCTTTTTTGGCATATATCATGGCATCTTTATAGTCATATAGTTCCACAACGTTATCTTTGTTTGAACCTCCAGATATCAATATACCTCCAACGCCTGCTTCTTTTAAGTCCTCACAAACCCTTATAAGTTCTTCAGGTGAAGTGGCAGGTATCATATGATGCAATATTTTAGAAGCGCAGTGATCGCACATCAATTCGCACTTTTTTCCAGTTATAGATATATCTACAAACCTTGGTTTGGAAACAGTTTTAAAATCCTCTACCTCGTAATGCTTAAAACCTGGCCCATAAAAAAATATATTGTTTCCAAAATGCTCCTCTTTTGTTTTAAGACCTGTTTTGAGCTTTTCTAAAAAAGCTTCATCTACTTCTATATCTATCATAAATTCTACCTCAAAATGTTATTACTTTAGCACCTTGATCTATAAGTTCTAAAAGCTCTGGACCAATAGCCAAAACATTGATACCTTTTTCTTCGTTGTACTCCTTTTCCCCTAGCTTTGTAGAGTTGTTTATACAGGCCATTGTAGTAATGCCTTTTTCTAAAAGCTTATAAAACAAATCTTTTAAATGAGGTATATCCTCTATTTGCCTTGGTACCTTCACTCCGTCTGCCCAAAAGAAAAATCTAACATCAAATCTTGGATCCTCGGAGGCTCTTAAAGCAAACCTCATACTCATCTCTACTTTCAATTCACTTGTATTTACATCAGACATCAACACAATAGCTAGTTTCTTCATTTAAAACACCATATACAATTAATTTTTAAATTTAGTAGCCCTACTCCAAAAGAGTAGGGCATAGATTATATTAACCGCAGGAAATACCTTTTTCTTTTGCTATAGCACCTAACTTTTCTACGGCTTCTGAACCTTTAAGAAGAGTTGATACTTCTGATGGATTTGTAGGTTTTATTTTTGCTATCCAACCAGCACCGTATGGATCGTCGTTAGCTAAAGCAGGATTTGCCTTTACTGTATCGTTTATCTCTACTACCTCACCACTTAACGGAGACGGCACTGGACCAACCCATTTTCCGCTTTCTATGGTAGCGACGGACTTTCTTCTTTCCACAGTCTTACCTGGTTTTTTCGGTGTATAGGCCACCAATCTACCAGCCATAGCTGCAGCTACAGAAGTGAGGCCCACTGTGAAGGTGCCATCACCGTTGTCTTTTGCCCATGTAAAGGCGTTGGCCTCTGCGTCAACGTCGTAAAGTAAATCCTCTGGGATATTGCACCCGTTTACTACTGCCATATATACCTCCTTAATAAATTATTTTCTAAATTAATGTTTCCTTCTAAAAGCTTAAAAGATTATTACCTTATCAGCTTCCAAAGATTTTTGAGCAAATTCCCCAGCCGGAACTACACCATCTAACAACGGTATTAACTCATCTTCCTTTAAACCCGACGAGTCTATAGCCTGCTTGCAAGAATAAAGTTTAACACCGGCAGCTTTAGCATCTTTCATAAATTCATATACTGATTTTGGTTTTTGACTTGCTACACAAGAATCCCCACCAGGGTATATAGACTCTGGAACACCCTTTCGTATTAGATTTGTGCCATCCATATTAAAAAATATCTCTACTATTGCATCGTTTGAAGCCATCAAAGCCCCTATAAAAAACGGTGTAGCGCATCTATGAGGTGTTTTTGGCCCACTGGTCATAAGTATTAAAACTTTTTGGCCTTCTACTTCCATCATGAGTTAAGCACCTTCCTTACCTCTTCTTCTGAGGGTACTCCTACAAATGTTAGTTTGCCATTTATAATAGTGGATGGAACACTTCTAACTATTAATTTTTTAGCCCAAGCCCTACCTTCTGGTTGAGCCACATCAAGCACTTCGTATTTAAATCCAAGCTCAGCTTGTAATTTCTGATAAAGAGCATCTGCATCTGGACATGTAGCACACCACTGAGATACTAAAAGTATAACATGTTTATCAGAAGCTGCCATCATGTACACCTCATACAAATAATATCTTCTCTATCTATATACTCTTTCATTTTTCTAATAGCTTCTTCACCAGTTACCAAATCTTTTAAATCTCTTTCTAAATTTACAGGTTTTAAAGTTACTATCCAACCTCTACCATATGGATCGTAATTTATTATATCAGCTTGCTCTAGCAACTCTTCGTTTCTTCTTACTACTTCACCCTCTACGATACAAGGTATAGGACCAGCCCATTTACCACTCTCTAACGATGCCACTGGTTTACCTTTAGGTATTTTCTTACCGACATCTTTTATGCGTATATGTAGAAGCTTACCAGATCTGGTTTGACCTACATCTGTAAGACCGTACGTTACATTACCGTCTGGTTCTAATCTAATCCACACTTGATTTTCTATATCGTAATACAAATCTTTTGGTATCAAACAACCGTTATGATCAACTATATTTTCATCTACATTACCATGTAAATCCATGCTTATACACCTCTAGATCTCTAAATCGCCCCCAAGAAATATAGGGGGCAACTTAGTATATCATGCCAAACCGTATCTTTTCAATACTGGTAATGGATCAGATAAATTGTCTTTTAGCTTTACTTCAGAGGCGCTTCTTCCCAATGCAAGACCTAAGAGTTGAGTAAAATAAACGGCTGGTACATCAACATCTGGAACACCTTTTAACATTAATCTATGCCTATACATTTCCAAAGAAGCATGGCAAAGTGGACATTCGGTAGCTATAACATCGGCGCCATTTCTTTTAGCGTTTTGCAATATCATCATAACAAATTTTTCTGACACTGACTCATCCGACAAGGAGTGAGGACCACCGCAACATTGGGTATGCATAGGTTCAAAATCTACACTAGTAGCTCCGGCTGCTTCTAAGAGTTTGTTTTGGAAAAATGGATGTTCATCATCATCAGCCGTTGCTCTTCTCATGGGTCTATCTTTATCTAAGTCCTGACCACCAGAGTGCGAATATGTCCTAGCATAGAAGTGCGGTCTTGTATATAGACAACCGTAGTAGTTGGCTACCTTTAAACCTTTTAAAGGTTTCTTGGTCTTTTCTTTTATTTTTTCTGGGCCAGCTTCTTCGTAAAGCCACTCTAAAGCATGATATGTCTCAGGTATTACATCCAAAGGATCCACACCGCCTTCTCTTAAAAGAGCATTTGTTTTAGTAAGCACAGAATTATCGGTGGTTAGAAAGTACCAAGCCCTTTGGAGTGAAAAAGAACAACCGTTACAAGGAGCCACTATTACTTCATGTCCTTGTTTTCTAGCCAAAGACATATTTCTAGCGTTCATTAAAATGGTGCCCCAGAACGTTACATTTTTTGATTCCATTGCTCCGCAACAGTTGTAATCTTCTAAATAATCAAACTGTAACTCCAAATCTTTAGCTACCAGTCTTAAAGATACATCGTAAGCTCTAGCTGCACCTTCTAATGAGCAACCTGGGTAGTAAGCCACACGTTTACCTATAACACCCATGTAAAACCTCCTTTAATGAGTCATTATGCCTTCTTCTCTTATAACTCTTTCAAGAACTTGTTTGAATCTATTCCAGTTTTGAGTTCTTGGATGTATCAACATATGTTTGGCATTTAATATCAAGAAATCTATGTTCATACCTTTCAACGGTTTGATAGCTAAGCTTTTTAACCAATCTGGCAAACCACCTGCAAAAGGTATTGGTTTCTTGAGGATTGGATCCTTCATTACATTAAAACCTTGTTTTTCCATCCATCCAAACAAAAGCTCTCCATCTTCTATACGTCCGTATTCTATGACACTTTCAGTAAAGAACTTGTCAAACTTTTTAGATGGGTACTCTTCTATAAGGCCTCTTTTTGACATTTGATTTACTATTACCTTTAATACTTCCTCTACCAAAACGCCTTTTGGACATCTATGCGTACATTTGTGACAAGATACGCATCTCCATATTACATCTGCTCTTTTCTGCAACTCATCTAGCATACCTAACCTTGCTAAATATATGAAGTGTCTTGGGTTGTATTTCTCATCCCAATAGTTATGCACAGGACAGCTAGCTGTACAGTATGAGCACTGATAACACTGGTTTATCGTTTTTCCTTGGGGGTGGTTGATGATGTCTTTGGCAAAATCCAAATCGTAATCATCTATTACGCGAGGAAGTATTATAAGGTTCCAGTCTCCAGATGCATCAACACCGTCTATAACTATTCTGTCTTTCTTTATTATACGTTCTTGCTCTACAAGGCCACGTTCATGAATAGCCATAACAACCTCCTATTAATAGGTAAAAGTTACTTCATCATCTCTTAAAACACCTAACAGACGTTTAGCGATAAAATCTGCAGGCGGGAAAAACCCTTTAGCACTATGCATTGTAGATAAGGTCATGTAATCAACGTAAGTACCATAAATCATAGCCAAAAAGATATCTACAAACAAAAATCCTCTCACTCTTATACCGAACTCCAGAAGCTTTTCGTAAACCTGAACATAGGTTTGATAAAAGTCTTCATACGTAGAGCCATACATCTCTCTGCCATGCCCATTTACTGGGGCTTCTTCTTTTAAGAACACAATAGCTCCACTTTCGGATTCCGGGTCCCATATCCAAGAGGTAAAAAGTATGTAATCTTCTGGAAACGTAAAATGTAGTATCTCTGCCGCAATATCCCTAGCGTTTTTCTTGCTTATGCCTCTTATTACATCCGTAAAAGCGTTAACCTTTTGTTCCCAAGAATCTGCTTTAGAATATAAAAGATCGCTTATAGCTTTTTTGAGGTTGTTAACACCGGTCTCTTCCACTATCTTGTTTCTGAATCTTCTAGCTGGGTACATTCTGTAAAATACATCAAGCAATTTGTCCTTGTCTATAGAAGCTAATCGCTCCTTTGAGAATGTCTCTCTAAAAAGATTTGATTTCTCAAGAACCCTAGAATAGAACTCTTGCGCTAGCTCTTCTCCATCTCCTAATATTTTTATTAAATAATCCCTTACTAAAAAGTCATCAAGAGGGGCCGCTTTGAACCCCTCGTTTGGTTTAATGTTGCTCATTATACACTTACCTTAGCTCCTATAAAAGCTATTGCCTCTGCAGCAGCTGCTTCACCTTCAGACATAGAGGACTCTATATCTACCGGGCCTTTACAAGCGCCTGCTATAAATATACCTTCTTTGTTAGATATTATATTTGAACCTGAATTGTCAGAAGGTATTAGGAATTTACTATCTTGATCTTGGTTTAAACCTAGTATCTTAGCAACCTTCTTAGTGCCTTCGGATGGTTCCATTCCAAGCACCAAAACTACTAAGTCCATTGGCACTTCTGATGGCCTTTGAACTATAGTGTCTTCGTGCTTTACCACAAGTCTTCCATCTGACGGTCTAAAGGTTATTTCAGCTATTCTTCCTCTTACATATCTAACGCCAGCTTTTTCTTGAGGAGCCCAATAGAATGGGTATTCCCAAGTACCATATGTTCTAACGTCCATATAATAGCAAAATACATCTACATCTGGATAATGTTCTCTTATCTCTGTACCTTGTAAACCAGAGAGAGCACATCCGTATCTACAACAGTGTACATTTGATACACCTAATTGCCTATCTCTTGAACCAACACAAAATACAAATGCTACACGCTTAGGAAGTTGGCCGTTGGATGGTCTATAGAGCTTGCCTTGACGGGAAAA
Proteins encoded in this region:
- a CDS encoding FAD-dependent oxidoreductase; the protein is MSKNVLVIGGGPAGVSAAKTLGKLGISTILVEKEQKLGGRPVLEDYHTLIPRKLKPSQVLGPVIDEVTKNPNVKVKLGTEVEACEGVPGNYKVKLSNGETVEAGAIVVATGFQHFNPRRKGELGYGLFPDVITNLELEQMFSRQGKLYRPSNGQLPKRVAFVFCVGSRDRQLGVSNVHCCRYGCALSGLQGTEIREHYPDVDVFCYYMDVRTYGTWEYPFYWAPQEKAGVRYVRGRIAEITFRPSDGRLVVKHEDTIVQRPSEVPMDLVVLVLGMEPSEGTKKVAKILGLNQDQDSKFLIPSDNSGSNIISNKEGIFIAGACKGPVDIESSMSEGEAAAAEAIAFIGAKVSV
- a CDS encoding 4Fe-4S dicluster domain-containing protein — encoded protein: MAIHERGLVEQERIIKKDRIVIDGVDASGDWNLIILPRVIDDYDLDFAKDIINHPQGKTINQCYQCSYCTASCPVHNYWDEKYNPRHFIYLARLGMLDELQKRADVIWRCVSCHKCTHRCPKGVLVEEVLKVIVNQMSKRGLIEEYPSKKFDKFFTESVIEYGRIEDGELLFGWMEKQGFNVMKDPILKKPIPFAGGLPDWLKSLAIKPLKGMNIDFLILNAKHMLIHPRTQNWNRFKQVLERVIREEGIMTH